A single window of Xiphophorus hellerii strain 12219 chromosome 12, Xiphophorus_hellerii-4.1, whole genome shotgun sequence DNA harbors:
- the add2 gene encoding beta-adducin isoform X1, with protein sequence MSKSPTPKGTPVQRSPSDGAPESLQSPQHSTPVAGHKKRISSLLQSPSFREELDVLIQEQMKKGGSSSNLWALRQLADFMASHGSPAALPVSPSNMMMVTPINDLHGWEPGSLVKGERLMRCKLASTHRLFDLYGWAQISHTLLTLRVSKEQEHFLVLPEGLAYSEVAGSSLVKVNLLGEVVEKGSTNLQVDTDKFSLHSAIYSARPDVRCLLHLHTPATAAVSAMKSGLLPLSHEALLVGDVAYYDYNGVVGEEEDRMELQKSLGPTCKVLVLRNHGIVALGESMEEAFYTIYHIQAACQIQVSALCSSGGEHNLIMLDRVIHKPNPTGTVSWAGSTFGPLHKSRTGEHEFEALMRTLDNLGYRTGYAYRFPVLLERSRTRREVEVPATVTAFHQFDDDGIHPALRQHPFAQRQQQERTRWLNTPNTYQKVSQEQASPGHQRTTWLKTEELTQAGSTAIKIENPNQFVPLFTNPQEVIETRNKIRQQNRQDMKTAGPQSQVLASVITDDSPPVPAAPTPVSPPKVPPEPEPPNPFNELTDKELDEYRKEVERKRDGGTDGEEVENGLESPPATSPTKGPAVSLPPVSAMEVHNDSPVLQNGGDEEKQVTKELEEGMKALSTNDTSTPAAPPIKPQGGTPEGSPCKSPSKKKKKFKPPSFLKKSKKQKEKVET encoded by the exons ATGAGTAAGTCTCCCACCCCAAAGGGCACTCCGGTGCAGCGCAGCCCCAGCGACGGGGCCCCCGAGAGCCTCCAGTCTCCCCAGCACTCCACCCCCGTCGCTGGACACAAGAAACGGATCTCCAGCCTCCTTCAGAGTCCG TCCTTCAGAGAGGAGCTGGATGTGCTGATCCAGGAACAGATGAAGAAGGGCGGCAGCTCGTCCAATCTCTGGGCCCTGAGGCAGCTCGCCGATTTCATGGCCTCTCACGGCTCGCCGGCCGCCCTGCCCGTCTCACCTTCCA ACATGATGATGGTGACCCCCATCAACGACCTGCATGGCTGGGAGCCTGGCAGCTTGGTGAAGGGGGAGAGGCTGATGCGCTGCAAACTGGCCAGCACCCACCGACTCTTCGACCTCTACGGCTGGGCCCAGATCAGCCACACGCTTCTCACG CTACGTGTGAGTAAAGAACAGGAACACTTCCTGGTGCTTCCAGAAGGCCTGGCCTACAGCGAGGTGGCTGGATCCAGTCTG GTGAAGGTGAATCTTCTGGGTGAGGTGGTGGAGAAGGGCAGCACCAACCTCCAGGTAGACACCGACAAGTTCAGCCTGCACTCGGCCATCTACTCGGCCCGACCCGACGTCCGCTGCCTGCTGCACCTCCACACACCTGCTACGGCGGCG GTGTCTGCGATGAAGAGCGGCCTGCTGCCGCTGTCCCACGAGGCTCTGCTGGTTGGCGACGTGGCCTACTACGATTACAACGGAGTAGTGGGGGAGGAAGAGGACCGGATGGAGTTGCAGAAGAGCTTAGGACCCACTTGTAAG GTTCTGGTGCTGAGGAATCACGGCATCGTGGCTCTGGGGGAATCGATGGAGGAGGCCTTCTACACCATCTACCACATACAGGCAGCCTGCCAGATCCAG GTGTCAGCTTTGTGTAGTTCTGGAGGGGAACACAACCTGATTATGTTGGACCGGGTGATCCATAAACCCAACCCAACCGGCACCGTGAGCTGGGCCGGCTCCACCTTCGGACCCCTGCATAAGAGCCGAACCGGGGAACATGAGTTTGAAGCTCTTATGAGGACTCTGGATAATCTG GGCTATCGTACGGGCTACGCCTACCGCTTCCCCGTGCTGCTGGAGCGGTCGCGGACGCGGAGGGAGGTGGAGGTGCCGGCGACCGTAACGGCCTTCCACCAGTTTGATGATGACGGCATCCACCCGGCCCTGAGGCAGCACCCGTTTGCCCAGCGCCAGCAGCAGGAGAGGACCCGATGGCTCAACACCCCCAACACCTACCAGAAAGTCAGCCAGGAGCAGGCAAGCCCGGGACACCAGCGCACCACT TGGCTGAAAACAGAAGAGCTGACTCAGGCTGGCAGCACAGCCATCAAGATAGAGAACCCAAACCAGTTTGTGCCTCTGTTCACCAACCCTCAAGAGGTGATCGAGACACGAAACAAG ATACGACAACAGAACCGCCAGGATATGAAGACAGCAGGGCCGCAGTCGCAGGTCCTCGCAAGCGTCATAACAGACGACAGCCCTCCGGTACCAGCAGCACCG ACCCCAGTGAGCCCACCCAAAgttccaccagaaccagaaccacccaATCCGTTCAATGAGCTGACCGACAAGGAGCTGGACGAGTACCGCAAGGAGGTGGAGCGAAAACGGGACGGAGGGACCGACG gggaggaggtggagaatgGCTTGGAGTCTCCTCCTGCTACCTCCCCTACAAAAGGCCCTGCAGTCAGCCTCCCTCCTGTCTCAG CAATGGAGGTACACAACGACTCTCCGGTCCTTCAGAACGGAGGGGACGAGGAGAAGCAGGTGACTAAAGAACTGGAGGAAGGGATGAAGGCGCTCTCGACCAACGACACCTCCACTCCTGCCGCGCCGCCAATCAAACCGCAGGGCGGGACCCCAGAGGGCTCGCCGTGCAAGTCTCCgtccaagaagaaaaagaagttcAAGCCGCCATCGTTCCTGAAAAAGAGcaagaagcagaaagaaaaagtagaGACCTGA
- the add2 gene encoding beta-adducin isoform X3: MSKSPTPKGTPVQRSPSDGAPESLQSPQHSTPVAGHKKRISSLLQSPSFREELDVLIQEQMKKGGSSSNLWALRQLADFMASHGSPAALPVSPSNMMMVTPINDLHGWEPGSLVKGERLMRCKLASTHRLFDLYGWAQISHTLLTLRVSKEQEHFLVLPEGLAYSEVAGSSLVKVNLLGEVVEKGSTNLQVDTDKFSLHSAIYSARPDVRCLLHLHTPATAAVSAMKSGLLPLSHEALLVGDVAYYDYNGVVGEEEDRMELQKSLGPTCKVLVLRNHGIVALGESMEEAFYTIYHIQAACQIQVSALCSSGGEHNLIMLDRVIHKPNPTGTVSWAGSTFGPLHKSRTGEHEFEALMRTLDNLGYRTGYAYRFPVLLERSRTRREVEVPATVTAFHQFDDDGIHPALRQHPFAQRQQQERTRWLNTPNTYQKVSQEQWLKTEELTQAGSTAIKIENPNQFVPLFTNPQEVIETRNKIRQQNRQDMKTAGPQSQVLASVITDDSPPVPAAPTPVSPPKVPPEPEPPNPFNELTDKELDEYRKEVERKRDGGTDGEEVENGLESPPATSPTKGPAVSLPPVSAMEVHNDSPVLQNGGDEEKQVTKELEEGMKALSTNDTSTPAAPPIKPQGGTPEGSPCKSPSKKKKKFKPPSFLKKSKKQKEKVET, encoded by the exons ATGAGTAAGTCTCCCACCCCAAAGGGCACTCCGGTGCAGCGCAGCCCCAGCGACGGGGCCCCCGAGAGCCTCCAGTCTCCCCAGCACTCCACCCCCGTCGCTGGACACAAGAAACGGATCTCCAGCCTCCTTCAGAGTCCG TCCTTCAGAGAGGAGCTGGATGTGCTGATCCAGGAACAGATGAAGAAGGGCGGCAGCTCGTCCAATCTCTGGGCCCTGAGGCAGCTCGCCGATTTCATGGCCTCTCACGGCTCGCCGGCCGCCCTGCCCGTCTCACCTTCCA ACATGATGATGGTGACCCCCATCAACGACCTGCATGGCTGGGAGCCTGGCAGCTTGGTGAAGGGGGAGAGGCTGATGCGCTGCAAACTGGCCAGCACCCACCGACTCTTCGACCTCTACGGCTGGGCCCAGATCAGCCACACGCTTCTCACG CTACGTGTGAGTAAAGAACAGGAACACTTCCTGGTGCTTCCAGAAGGCCTGGCCTACAGCGAGGTGGCTGGATCCAGTCTG GTGAAGGTGAATCTTCTGGGTGAGGTGGTGGAGAAGGGCAGCACCAACCTCCAGGTAGACACCGACAAGTTCAGCCTGCACTCGGCCATCTACTCGGCCCGACCCGACGTCCGCTGCCTGCTGCACCTCCACACACCTGCTACGGCGGCG GTGTCTGCGATGAAGAGCGGCCTGCTGCCGCTGTCCCACGAGGCTCTGCTGGTTGGCGACGTGGCCTACTACGATTACAACGGAGTAGTGGGGGAGGAAGAGGACCGGATGGAGTTGCAGAAGAGCTTAGGACCCACTTGTAAG GTTCTGGTGCTGAGGAATCACGGCATCGTGGCTCTGGGGGAATCGATGGAGGAGGCCTTCTACACCATCTACCACATACAGGCAGCCTGCCAGATCCAG GTGTCAGCTTTGTGTAGTTCTGGAGGGGAACACAACCTGATTATGTTGGACCGGGTGATCCATAAACCCAACCCAACCGGCACCGTGAGCTGGGCCGGCTCCACCTTCGGACCCCTGCATAAGAGCCGAACCGGGGAACATGAGTTTGAAGCTCTTATGAGGACTCTGGATAATCTG GGCTATCGTACGGGCTACGCCTACCGCTTCCCCGTGCTGCTGGAGCGGTCGCGGACGCGGAGGGAGGTGGAGGTGCCGGCGACCGTAACGGCCTTCCACCAGTTTGATGATGACGGCATCCACCCGGCCCTGAGGCAGCACCCGTTTGCCCAGCGCCAGCAGCAGGAGAGGACCCGATGGCTCAACACCCCCAACACCTACCAGAAAGTCAGCCAGGAGCAG TGGCTGAAAACAGAAGAGCTGACTCAGGCTGGCAGCACAGCCATCAAGATAGAGAACCCAAACCAGTTTGTGCCTCTGTTCACCAACCCTCAAGAGGTGATCGAGACACGAAACAAG ATACGACAACAGAACCGCCAGGATATGAAGACAGCAGGGCCGCAGTCGCAGGTCCTCGCAAGCGTCATAACAGACGACAGCCCTCCGGTACCAGCAGCACCG ACCCCAGTGAGCCCACCCAAAgttccaccagaaccagaaccacccaATCCGTTCAATGAGCTGACCGACAAGGAGCTGGACGAGTACCGCAAGGAGGTGGAGCGAAAACGGGACGGAGGGACCGACG gggaggaggtggagaatgGCTTGGAGTCTCCTCCTGCTACCTCCCCTACAAAAGGCCCTGCAGTCAGCCTCCCTCCTGTCTCAG CAATGGAGGTACACAACGACTCTCCGGTCCTTCAGAACGGAGGGGACGAGGAGAAGCAGGTGACTAAAGAACTGGAGGAAGGGATGAAGGCGCTCTCGACCAACGACACCTCCACTCCTGCCGCGCCGCCAATCAAACCGCAGGGCGGGACCCCAGAGGGCTCGCCGTGCAAGTCTCCgtccaagaagaaaaagaagttcAAGCCGCCATCGTTCCTGAAAAAGAGcaagaagcagaaagaaaaagtagaGACCTGA
- the add2 gene encoding beta-adducin isoform X2 translates to MSKSPTPKGTPVQRSPSDGAPESLQSPQHSTPVAGHKKRISSLLQSPSFREELDVLIQEQMKKGGSSSNLWALRQLADFMASHGSPAALPVSPSNMMMVTPINDLHGWEPGSLVKGERLMRCKLASTHRLFDLYGWAQISHTLLTLRVSKEQEHFLVLPEGLAYSEVAGSSLVKVNLLGEVVEKGSTNLQVDTDKFSLHSAIYSARPDVRCLLHLHTPATAAVSAMKSGLLPLSHEALLVGDVAYYDYNGVVGEEEDRMELQKSLGPTCKVLVLRNHGIVALGESMEEAFYTIYHIQAACQIQVSALCSSGGEHNLIMLDRVIHKPNPTGTVSWAGSTFGPLHKSRTGEHEFEALMRTLDNLGYRTGYAYRFPVLLERSRTRREVEVPATVTAFHQFDDDGIHPALRQHPFAQRQQQERTRWLNTPNTYQKVSQEQASPGHQRTTWLKTEELTQAGSTAIKIENPNQFVPLFTNPQEVIETRNKIRQQNRQDMKTAGPQSQVLASVITDDSPPTPVSPPKVPPEPEPPNPFNELTDKELDEYRKEVERKRDGGTDGEEVENGLESPPATSPTKGPAVSLPPVSAMEVHNDSPVLQNGGDEEKQVTKELEEGMKALSTNDTSTPAAPPIKPQGGTPEGSPCKSPSKKKKKFKPPSFLKKSKKQKEKVET, encoded by the exons ATGAGTAAGTCTCCCACCCCAAAGGGCACTCCGGTGCAGCGCAGCCCCAGCGACGGGGCCCCCGAGAGCCTCCAGTCTCCCCAGCACTCCACCCCCGTCGCTGGACACAAGAAACGGATCTCCAGCCTCCTTCAGAGTCCG TCCTTCAGAGAGGAGCTGGATGTGCTGATCCAGGAACAGATGAAGAAGGGCGGCAGCTCGTCCAATCTCTGGGCCCTGAGGCAGCTCGCCGATTTCATGGCCTCTCACGGCTCGCCGGCCGCCCTGCCCGTCTCACCTTCCA ACATGATGATGGTGACCCCCATCAACGACCTGCATGGCTGGGAGCCTGGCAGCTTGGTGAAGGGGGAGAGGCTGATGCGCTGCAAACTGGCCAGCACCCACCGACTCTTCGACCTCTACGGCTGGGCCCAGATCAGCCACACGCTTCTCACG CTACGTGTGAGTAAAGAACAGGAACACTTCCTGGTGCTTCCAGAAGGCCTGGCCTACAGCGAGGTGGCTGGATCCAGTCTG GTGAAGGTGAATCTTCTGGGTGAGGTGGTGGAGAAGGGCAGCACCAACCTCCAGGTAGACACCGACAAGTTCAGCCTGCACTCGGCCATCTACTCGGCCCGACCCGACGTCCGCTGCCTGCTGCACCTCCACACACCTGCTACGGCGGCG GTGTCTGCGATGAAGAGCGGCCTGCTGCCGCTGTCCCACGAGGCTCTGCTGGTTGGCGACGTGGCCTACTACGATTACAACGGAGTAGTGGGGGAGGAAGAGGACCGGATGGAGTTGCAGAAGAGCTTAGGACCCACTTGTAAG GTTCTGGTGCTGAGGAATCACGGCATCGTGGCTCTGGGGGAATCGATGGAGGAGGCCTTCTACACCATCTACCACATACAGGCAGCCTGCCAGATCCAG GTGTCAGCTTTGTGTAGTTCTGGAGGGGAACACAACCTGATTATGTTGGACCGGGTGATCCATAAACCCAACCCAACCGGCACCGTGAGCTGGGCCGGCTCCACCTTCGGACCCCTGCATAAGAGCCGAACCGGGGAACATGAGTTTGAAGCTCTTATGAGGACTCTGGATAATCTG GGCTATCGTACGGGCTACGCCTACCGCTTCCCCGTGCTGCTGGAGCGGTCGCGGACGCGGAGGGAGGTGGAGGTGCCGGCGACCGTAACGGCCTTCCACCAGTTTGATGATGACGGCATCCACCCGGCCCTGAGGCAGCACCCGTTTGCCCAGCGCCAGCAGCAGGAGAGGACCCGATGGCTCAACACCCCCAACACCTACCAGAAAGTCAGCCAGGAGCAGGCAAGCCCGGGACACCAGCGCACCACT TGGCTGAAAACAGAAGAGCTGACTCAGGCTGGCAGCACAGCCATCAAGATAGAGAACCCAAACCAGTTTGTGCCTCTGTTCACCAACCCTCAAGAGGTGATCGAGACACGAAACAAG ATACGACAACAGAACCGCCAGGATATGAAGACAGCAGGGCCGCAGTCGCAGGTCCTCGCAAGCGTCATAACAGACGACAGCCCTCCG ACCCCAGTGAGCCCACCCAAAgttccaccagaaccagaaccacccaATCCGTTCAATGAGCTGACCGACAAGGAGCTGGACGAGTACCGCAAGGAGGTGGAGCGAAAACGGGACGGAGGGACCGACG gggaggaggtggagaatgGCTTGGAGTCTCCTCCTGCTACCTCCCCTACAAAAGGCCCTGCAGTCAGCCTCCCTCCTGTCTCAG CAATGGAGGTACACAACGACTCTCCGGTCCTTCAGAACGGAGGGGACGAGGAGAAGCAGGTGACTAAAGAACTGGAGGAAGGGATGAAGGCGCTCTCGACCAACGACACCTCCACTCCTGCCGCGCCGCCAATCAAACCGCAGGGCGGGACCCCAGAGGGCTCGCCGTGCAAGTCTCCgtccaagaagaaaaagaagttcAAGCCGCCATCGTTCCTGAAAAAGAGcaagaagcagaaagaaaaagtagaGACCTGA
- the add2 gene encoding beta-adducin isoform X4 codes for MSKSPTPKGTPVQRSPSDGAPESLQSPQHSTPVAGHKKRISSLLQSPSFREELDVLIQEQMKKGGSSSNLWALRQLADFMASHGSPAALPVSPSNMMMVTPINDLHGWEPGSLVKGERLMRCKLASTHRLFDLYGWAQISHTLLTLRVSKEQEHFLVLPEGLAYSEVAGSSLVKVNLLGEVVEKGSTNLQVDTDKFSLHSAIYSARPDVRCLLHLHTPATAAVSAMKSGLLPLSHEALLVGDVAYYDYNGVVGEEEDRMELQKSLGPTCKVLVLRNHGIVALGESMEEAFYTIYHIQAACQIQVSALCSSGGEHNLIMLDRVIHKPNPTGTVSWAGSTFGPLHKSRTGEHEFEALMRTLDNLGYRTGYAYRFPVLLERSRTRREVEVPATVTAFHQFDDDGIHPALRQHPFAQRQQQERTRWLNTPNTYQKVSQEQASPGHQRTTWLKTEELTQAGSTAIKIENPNQFVPLFTNPQEVIETRNKIRQQNRQDMKTAGPQSQVLASVITDDSPPVPAAPTPVSPPKVPPEPEPPNPFNELTDKELDEYRKEVERKRDGGTDAMEVHNDSPVLQNGGDEEKQVTKELEEGMKALSTNDTSTPAAPPIKPQGGTPEGSPCKSPSKKKKKFKPPSFLKKSKKQKEKVET; via the exons ATGAGTAAGTCTCCCACCCCAAAGGGCACTCCGGTGCAGCGCAGCCCCAGCGACGGGGCCCCCGAGAGCCTCCAGTCTCCCCAGCACTCCACCCCCGTCGCTGGACACAAGAAACGGATCTCCAGCCTCCTTCAGAGTCCG TCCTTCAGAGAGGAGCTGGATGTGCTGATCCAGGAACAGATGAAGAAGGGCGGCAGCTCGTCCAATCTCTGGGCCCTGAGGCAGCTCGCCGATTTCATGGCCTCTCACGGCTCGCCGGCCGCCCTGCCCGTCTCACCTTCCA ACATGATGATGGTGACCCCCATCAACGACCTGCATGGCTGGGAGCCTGGCAGCTTGGTGAAGGGGGAGAGGCTGATGCGCTGCAAACTGGCCAGCACCCACCGACTCTTCGACCTCTACGGCTGGGCCCAGATCAGCCACACGCTTCTCACG CTACGTGTGAGTAAAGAACAGGAACACTTCCTGGTGCTTCCAGAAGGCCTGGCCTACAGCGAGGTGGCTGGATCCAGTCTG GTGAAGGTGAATCTTCTGGGTGAGGTGGTGGAGAAGGGCAGCACCAACCTCCAGGTAGACACCGACAAGTTCAGCCTGCACTCGGCCATCTACTCGGCCCGACCCGACGTCCGCTGCCTGCTGCACCTCCACACACCTGCTACGGCGGCG GTGTCTGCGATGAAGAGCGGCCTGCTGCCGCTGTCCCACGAGGCTCTGCTGGTTGGCGACGTGGCCTACTACGATTACAACGGAGTAGTGGGGGAGGAAGAGGACCGGATGGAGTTGCAGAAGAGCTTAGGACCCACTTGTAAG GTTCTGGTGCTGAGGAATCACGGCATCGTGGCTCTGGGGGAATCGATGGAGGAGGCCTTCTACACCATCTACCACATACAGGCAGCCTGCCAGATCCAG GTGTCAGCTTTGTGTAGTTCTGGAGGGGAACACAACCTGATTATGTTGGACCGGGTGATCCATAAACCCAACCCAACCGGCACCGTGAGCTGGGCCGGCTCCACCTTCGGACCCCTGCATAAGAGCCGAACCGGGGAACATGAGTTTGAAGCTCTTATGAGGACTCTGGATAATCTG GGCTATCGTACGGGCTACGCCTACCGCTTCCCCGTGCTGCTGGAGCGGTCGCGGACGCGGAGGGAGGTGGAGGTGCCGGCGACCGTAACGGCCTTCCACCAGTTTGATGATGACGGCATCCACCCGGCCCTGAGGCAGCACCCGTTTGCCCAGCGCCAGCAGCAGGAGAGGACCCGATGGCTCAACACCCCCAACACCTACCAGAAAGTCAGCCAGGAGCAGGCAAGCCCGGGACACCAGCGCACCACT TGGCTGAAAACAGAAGAGCTGACTCAGGCTGGCAGCACAGCCATCAAGATAGAGAACCCAAACCAGTTTGTGCCTCTGTTCACCAACCCTCAAGAGGTGATCGAGACACGAAACAAG ATACGACAACAGAACCGCCAGGATATGAAGACAGCAGGGCCGCAGTCGCAGGTCCTCGCAAGCGTCATAACAGACGACAGCCCTCCGGTACCAGCAGCACCG ACCCCAGTGAGCCCACCCAAAgttccaccagaaccagaaccacccaATCCGTTCAATGAGCTGACCGACAAGGAGCTGGACGAGTACCGCAAGGAGGTGGAGCGAAAACGGGACGGAGGGACCGACG CAATGGAGGTACACAACGACTCTCCGGTCCTTCAGAACGGAGGGGACGAGGAGAAGCAGGTGACTAAAGAACTGGAGGAAGGGATGAAGGCGCTCTCGACCAACGACACCTCCACTCCTGCCGCGCCGCCAATCAAACCGCAGGGCGGGACCCCAGAGGGCTCGCCGTGCAAGTCTCCgtccaagaagaaaaagaagttcAAGCCGCCATCGTTCCTGAAAAAGAGcaagaagcagaaagaaaaagtagaGACCTGA
- the add2 gene encoding beta-adducin isoform X5 — translation MSKSPTPKGTPVQRSPSDGAPESLQSPQHSTPVAGHKKRISSLLQSPSFREELDVLIQEQMKKGGSSSNLWALRQLADFMASHGSPAALPVSPSNMMMVTPINDLHGWEPGSLVKGERLMRCKLASTHRLFDLYGWAQISHTLLTLRVSKEQEHFLVLPEGLAYSEVAGSSLVKVNLLGEVVEKGSTNLQVDTDKFSLHSAIYSARPDVRCLLHLHTPATAAVSAMKSGLLPLSHEALLVGDVAYYDYNGVVGEEEDRMELQKSLGPTCKVLVLRNHGIVALGESMEEAFYTIYHIQAACQIQVSALCSSGGEHNLIMLDRVIHKPNPTGTVSWAGSTFGPLHKSRTGEHEFEALMRTLDNLGYRTGYAYRFPVLLERSRTRREVEVPATVTAFHQFDDDGIHPALRQHPFAQRQQQERTRWLNTPNTYQKVSQEQASPGHQRTTWLKTEELTQAGSTAIKIENPNQFVPLFTNPQEVIETRNKIRQQNRQDMKTAGPQSQVLASVITDDSPPTPVSPPKVPPEPEPPNPFNELTDKELDEYRKEVERKRDGGTDAMEVHNDSPVLQNGGDEEKQVTKELEEGMKALSTNDTSTPAAPPIKPQGGTPEGSPCKSPSKKKKKFKPPSFLKKSKKQKEKVET, via the exons ATGAGTAAGTCTCCCACCCCAAAGGGCACTCCGGTGCAGCGCAGCCCCAGCGACGGGGCCCCCGAGAGCCTCCAGTCTCCCCAGCACTCCACCCCCGTCGCTGGACACAAGAAACGGATCTCCAGCCTCCTTCAGAGTCCG TCCTTCAGAGAGGAGCTGGATGTGCTGATCCAGGAACAGATGAAGAAGGGCGGCAGCTCGTCCAATCTCTGGGCCCTGAGGCAGCTCGCCGATTTCATGGCCTCTCACGGCTCGCCGGCCGCCCTGCCCGTCTCACCTTCCA ACATGATGATGGTGACCCCCATCAACGACCTGCATGGCTGGGAGCCTGGCAGCTTGGTGAAGGGGGAGAGGCTGATGCGCTGCAAACTGGCCAGCACCCACCGACTCTTCGACCTCTACGGCTGGGCCCAGATCAGCCACACGCTTCTCACG CTACGTGTGAGTAAAGAACAGGAACACTTCCTGGTGCTTCCAGAAGGCCTGGCCTACAGCGAGGTGGCTGGATCCAGTCTG GTGAAGGTGAATCTTCTGGGTGAGGTGGTGGAGAAGGGCAGCACCAACCTCCAGGTAGACACCGACAAGTTCAGCCTGCACTCGGCCATCTACTCGGCCCGACCCGACGTCCGCTGCCTGCTGCACCTCCACACACCTGCTACGGCGGCG GTGTCTGCGATGAAGAGCGGCCTGCTGCCGCTGTCCCACGAGGCTCTGCTGGTTGGCGACGTGGCCTACTACGATTACAACGGAGTAGTGGGGGAGGAAGAGGACCGGATGGAGTTGCAGAAGAGCTTAGGACCCACTTGTAAG GTTCTGGTGCTGAGGAATCACGGCATCGTGGCTCTGGGGGAATCGATGGAGGAGGCCTTCTACACCATCTACCACATACAGGCAGCCTGCCAGATCCAG GTGTCAGCTTTGTGTAGTTCTGGAGGGGAACACAACCTGATTATGTTGGACCGGGTGATCCATAAACCCAACCCAACCGGCACCGTGAGCTGGGCCGGCTCCACCTTCGGACCCCTGCATAAGAGCCGAACCGGGGAACATGAGTTTGAAGCTCTTATGAGGACTCTGGATAATCTG GGCTATCGTACGGGCTACGCCTACCGCTTCCCCGTGCTGCTGGAGCGGTCGCGGACGCGGAGGGAGGTGGAGGTGCCGGCGACCGTAACGGCCTTCCACCAGTTTGATGATGACGGCATCCACCCGGCCCTGAGGCAGCACCCGTTTGCCCAGCGCCAGCAGCAGGAGAGGACCCGATGGCTCAACACCCCCAACACCTACCAGAAAGTCAGCCAGGAGCAGGCAAGCCCGGGACACCAGCGCACCACT TGGCTGAAAACAGAAGAGCTGACTCAGGCTGGCAGCACAGCCATCAAGATAGAGAACCCAAACCAGTTTGTGCCTCTGTTCACCAACCCTCAAGAGGTGATCGAGACACGAAACAAG ATACGACAACAGAACCGCCAGGATATGAAGACAGCAGGGCCGCAGTCGCAGGTCCTCGCAAGCGTCATAACAGACGACAGCCCTCCG ACCCCAGTGAGCCCACCCAAAgttccaccagaaccagaaccacccaATCCGTTCAATGAGCTGACCGACAAGGAGCTGGACGAGTACCGCAAGGAGGTGGAGCGAAAACGGGACGGAGGGACCGACG CAATGGAGGTACACAACGACTCTCCGGTCCTTCAGAACGGAGGGGACGAGGAGAAGCAGGTGACTAAAGAACTGGAGGAAGGGATGAAGGCGCTCTCGACCAACGACACCTCCACTCCTGCCGCGCCGCCAATCAAACCGCAGGGCGGGACCCCAGAGGGCTCGCCGTGCAAGTCTCCgtccaagaagaaaaagaagttcAAGCCGCCATCGTTCCTGAAAAAGAGcaagaagcagaaagaaaaagtagaGACCTGA